One Pseudochaenichthys georgianus chromosome 4, fPseGeo1.2, whole genome shotgun sequence DNA window includes the following coding sequences:
- the alg6 gene encoding dolichyl pyrophosphate Man9GlcNAc2 alpha-1,3-glucosyltransferase encodes MQTWSLVSLCVLLGLVVRWGVSLNSYSGAGKTPMFGDYEAQRHWQEVTYNLPVQEWYFNTTKNDLNYWGLDYPPLTAYHSLICAFVAKTINPEWVDLHKSRGYESPAHKLFMRATVLVADLLIYIPAVVLYCLYLTEGSSKKKVSTLLCFLLYPGLILVDYGHFQYNGVSLGFALWGVLALGLGWDALGSVAFCLALNYKQMELYHALPFFCYLLGKSVKLGLMGRGLFLLVRIALTVLVTFALCWLPFLSDPGQAMQVVRRIFPVARGLFEDKVANTWCSLNVLMKIRSILSSDSQMYLSFACTLLAVLPSCIRLLTKPTFWQFKLALANSSLAFFLFSYQVHEKSILLAALPACLLLNDLPLMAIWFLHASTFSMLPLFLKDGLLVPFVVTSLGFLYFSIYLLSALERCSEEELRLGAYHKLLFCLPKLDLAWIVRWKFYVSVSVMAGLSIAAVALAPPPHLPDLFPVLVSIASFSHFLGTFIYFNIVQFSEPPSRKSQKKNN; translated from the exons ATGCAAACGTGGAGTCTCGTATCACTTTGTGTGTTGCTCGGTCTTGTTGTAAGATGGGGCGTTTCGTTAAACTCATATTCAG GGGCGGGGAAAACTCCCATGTTTGGCGACTACGAGGCTCAAAGGCACTGGCAAGAAGTGACATACAACCTCCCTGTGCAGGAATG GTACTTCAACACCACTAAGAATGACTTGAACTACTGGGGTCTTGACTACCCTCCTCTGACTGCCTACCACAGCCTGATCTGTGCTTTTGT AGCTAAGACCATAAACCCTGAGTGGGTGGATCTTCACAAATCCAGAGGTTATGAAAGTCCAGCGCACAAGTTGTTCATGAGAGCTACAG TCCTGGTGGCAGATTTGTTGATATACATCCCTGCTGTGGTTTTATACTGTTTGTATCTGACTGAGGGATCCTCTAAGAAAAAG GTTTCCACTCTGCTCTGCTTCCTTTTATACCCTGGCCTCATTCTTGTTGACTATGGCCATTTCCA GTACAATGGAGTGAGTCTGGGCTTTGCCCTGTGGGGGGTTCTGGCTCTGGGTCTGGGCTGGGATGCTTTGGGCTCTGTGGCTTTTTGCCTGGCTCTCAACTACAAACAGATGGAGCTGTACCACGCTCTGCCCTTCTTCTGCTACCTGCTGGGGAAGAGTGTCAAACTGGGCCTGATGGGGCGAGG gCTTTTCCTGTTGGTGAGAATTGCTTTGACAGTGTTGGTGACTTTTGCCCTGTGCTGGCTGCCCTTCCTGTCTGACCCCGGTCAGGCCATGCAGGTGGTCAGGAGGATCTTTCCCGTGGCCCGCGGTCTGTTTGAG gatAAGGTGGCCAACACATGGTGCAGCTTGAACGTCCTGATGAAGATCAGATCCATTCTGTCCAGTGACTCCCAGATGTACCTCAG TTTTGCCTGCACTCTTCTGGCGGTCTTGCCTTCCTGCATAAGACTTCTAACGAAGCCCACCTTCTGGCAGTTTAAACTGGCATTG GCTAATTCCTCTCTGGCGTTCTTTCTCTTCTCCTATCAAGTCCACGAGAAGTCTATCCTCTTAGCTGCTTT GCCTGCCTGCCTCCTGCTGAATGACCTCCCCTTGATGGCTATTTGGTTCCTGCATGCCTCTACATTCAG CATGCTGCCTCTGTTTCTGAAGGACGGTCTGCTGGTGCCCTTTGTCGTGACCTCGCTGGGCTTCCTGTACTTCAGCATCTATCTGCTGTCTGCACTGGAGCGCTGCTCAGAGGAAGAGCTGAGACTGGGAGCCTACCACAAGCTGCTGTTCTGCCTACCCAAACTGGACCTAGCATGGATTGTAAGATGGAAG TTCTACGTCAGCGTCTCCGTGATGGCCGGTCTGAGCATTGCTGCTGTAGCTCTGGCTCCTCCACCACATCTACCCGACTTGTTTCCTGTGCTGGTGTCTATCGCTTCTTTTAGTCACTTCTTGGGAACATTTATATATTTCAACATTGTCCAGTTCAGCGAGCCGCCCAGCAGAAAGAGCCAGAAGAAGAACAACTGA